A window of the Rhodoferax sp. GW822-FHT02A01 genome harbors these coding sequences:
- the soxY gene encoding thiosulfate oxidation carrier protein SoxY — protein MTTRRQMLARSTQVAAMLATLGLLPELAQAQAAGFNVAAFDAKNMADLMKALGGSAPTESKDVTITGPDIAENGAVVPVGASTALPGVKRILLLVEKNPSMLSAMFDVTDAVDANFSTRVKMGQSSNVFAVAMMADGRSLYASKEIKVTLGGCGG, from the coding sequence ATGACAACCCGTAGACAGATGCTTGCGCGGTCCACCCAGGTGGCAGCGATGTTGGCGACATTGGGGCTTTTGCCTGAGCTGGCCCAGGCGCAGGCGGCCGGCTTCAACGTCGCGGCCTTTGATGCCAAGAACATGGCCGACTTGATGAAAGCCCTGGGTGGCAGTGCGCCCACCGAGAGCAAGGACGTGACGATTACCGGGCCCGACATTGCCGAGAACGGCGCCGTGGTGCCCGTGGGCGCATCGACTGCGCTGCCAGGCGTCAAGCGCATATTGCTGCTGGTGGAGAAGAATCCCTCCATGCTGTCGGCCATGTTTGATGTGACCGATGCGGTAGACGCCAACTTCTCCACCCGCGTGAAGATGGGGCAGTCGTCCAATGTATTCGCCGTGGCGATGATGGCCGACGGGCGCTCCCTGTATGCCTCCAAGGAAATCAAAGTCACCCTGGGCGGATGCGGCGGCTAA
- a CDS encoding c-type cytochrome, whose product MLAGLCALTGTNAWSDTAYVGIGRSATPKELAAWDIDVRPDFKGLPAGSGSVAQGMDIWESKCAACHGVFGESNQTFSPLVGGTTAQDIQTGHVARLNDPAYPGRTTLMKVSTLSTLWDYINRAMPWNAPKSLSTNEVYAVVAYLLNLGGIVPDNLVLSNTNMADVQKLLPNRNGITTDHGLWPGKGMGNGGKPDVKAVACMKDCATEVTVKSSLPDFARNAHGNLAEQNRTVGAQHGVDTTRPPSTSVVEARAAATNVKTAPAAVAAGPASPDTLTKKYACTACHGIDSKIVGPGFREVASKYAGRADIETYLAGKIRSGGTGLWGSNVMPAQTLSDAEARTLARWIASGAGK is encoded by the coding sequence ATGCTGGCGGGCCTTTGCGCGCTGACTGGCACCAACGCCTGGTCCGATACGGCCTATGTGGGCATTGGCCGCAGCGCAACGCCCAAGGAACTGGCCGCCTGGGATATCGACGTGCGACCCGACTTCAAAGGGTTGCCAGCAGGCTCAGGTTCCGTTGCCCAAGGCATGGACATCTGGGAGTCCAAATGCGCAGCTTGCCATGGCGTGTTTGGCGAGAGCAACCAGACCTTCTCGCCACTGGTGGGCGGCACTACGGCGCAAGACATCCAGACCGGTCACGTCGCGCGCCTGAATGACCCAGCCTATCCGGGCCGTACCACCTTGATGAAGGTGTCCACCTTGTCCACACTGTGGGACTACATCAACCGCGCCATGCCGTGGAACGCGCCCAAGTCCCTGTCCACCAACGAGGTCTACGCTGTTGTGGCCTATCTGCTGAATCTGGGCGGCATCGTGCCGGACAACCTGGTGCTTTCCAACACCAACATGGCTGATGTGCAGAAACTGCTACCCAACCGCAATGGCATCACCACAGACCACGGCCTGTGGCCGGGCAAGGGGATGGGCAACGGTGGCAAGCCGGACGTGAAAGCCGTGGCCTGCATGAAGGATTGCGCCACAGAGGTCACGGTGAAGTCTTCACTACCTGACTTTGCACGCAATGCCCATGGCAATCTGGCTGAGCAAAACCGTACCGTGGGTGCCCAGCACGGTGTGGACACCACGCGCCCACCATCCACCTCTGTCGTCGAAGCCCGGGCAGCGGCTACCAATGTCAAGACAGCTCCTGCTGCAGTGGCGGCGGGCCCGGCCAGCCCGGATACGCTGACCAAGAAATACGCCTGCACGGCATGCCACGGAATCGATAGCAAGATCGTGGGGCCGGGCTTCAGGGAGGTTGCAAGCAAGTACGCTGGGCGTGCCGATATTGAAACCTACCTTGCAGGAAAGATCCGCTCCGGTGGCACGGGCCTTTGGGGCAGCAACGTGATGCCGGCGCAGACCCTGAGCGATGCGGAGGCGCGTACCTTGGCCCGATGGATTGCCAGCGGTGCCGGTAAGTGA
- the soxC gene encoding sulfite dehydrogenase yields the protein MNKSNSEPTQTGRLIKAPENFLAAQDIRQVQEEAKSGRRDFLRRAFAAAGAAAAAPVMAQSNPVPDTGGDPNILNLPEHSRGLGQPVATDGYGKPSKYESNVQRRPSPGLTQTAQASVSFAPLQSLFGIVTPSGLHFERHHQGWWDIDPSKHRLMVNGSDEKIVQNPMVFTMDELMRMPAVSRFHFIECGANTGMEWGNVAVPTCQYTHGMLSCSEFTGVPLKLLLDRAGVDYKRGRYVLAEGADGSSMTRTVPMELIESGEVIVAYGQNGEMLRPENGYPLRLVVPGVQGVSWVKYLRRIEVGDKPYGAKDEVIHYVDLLPSGQHRQYTSTQECKSVVTTPSGGQVLLDQGFYNISGLAWSGRGKIRKVDVSTDGGRNWRTARLESPVMSKCLTRFNLDWVWDGKPALIQSRAMDETGYVQPTNRQLRAVRGTRSIYHNNSIQTWLVQESGEVKNVQVA from the coding sequence ATGAATAAGTCAAATTCAGAACCCACACAAACCGGGCGCCTGATCAAGGCACCTGAAAACTTTCTGGCTGCACAGGACATCCGGCAGGTTCAGGAAGAGGCCAAGAGCGGTAGGCGCGATTTTCTGCGCCGCGCGTTTGCCGCTGCGGGCGCTGCGGCGGCGGCACCGGTCATGGCGCAGTCCAACCCGGTGCCCGATACCGGTGGCGACCCGAATATTCTGAATCTGCCGGAGCATTCGCGCGGACTGGGTCAGCCGGTAGCAACCGATGGATACGGCAAACCCTCCAAATATGAGAGCAATGTGCAGCGGCGGCCCAGCCCCGGCTTGACACAGACCGCACAAGCCTCGGTCTCTTTCGCGCCCTTGCAATCGCTGTTTGGCATAGTCACTCCAAGCGGCCTGCATTTTGAGCGCCATCACCAGGGATGGTGGGATATCGATCCCAGCAAACATCGCCTGATGGTGAACGGATCGGACGAAAAGATCGTGCAAAACCCCATGGTGTTCACCATGGACGAGTTGATGCGCATGCCCGCCGTCAGCCGCTTTCACTTCATTGAGTGCGGTGCCAATACCGGCATGGAGTGGGGCAACGTGGCGGTTCCAACTTGCCAATACACCCACGGCATGCTCAGCTGCAGCGAATTCACCGGCGTTCCGCTGAAGCTGCTGCTGGACCGCGCAGGGGTGGACTACAAGCGTGGGCGCTATGTGCTGGCGGAAGGCGCGGATGGCTCGTCCATGACGCGCACCGTGCCCATGGAACTGATAGAGAGTGGCGAGGTCATCGTGGCCTACGGGCAAAACGGCGAGATGCTGCGCCCCGAAAATGGCTACCCCTTGCGCCTGGTGGTTCCGGGTGTGCAGGGCGTCAGCTGGGTCAAGTACCTGCGGCGCATTGAAGTGGGCGACAAGCCCTATGGTGCCAAAGACGAAGTGATTCACTATGTGGACCTTCTACCCAGCGGACAGCATCGCCAATACACCAGCACCCAGGAATGCAAGAGCGTGGTGACCACGCCGTCGGGTGGGCAGGTTCTACTGGATCAGGGCTTCTACAACATCAGCGGACTGGCATGGTCCGGTCGCGGCAAGATCCGTAAGGTCGACGTCTCCACCGATGGCGGACGCAATTGGCGCACCGCGCGCCTGGAATCCCCCGTAATGAGCAAGTGCCTGACGCGCTTCAACCTCGACTGGGTCTGGGACGGCAAGCCGGCGCTGATCCAGAGCCGGGCGATGGATGAGACCGGCTATGTGCAACCCACCAACCGTCAGCTCAGAGCGGTGCGCGGAACCCGCTCGATCTATCACAACAACTCCATTCAGACCTGGTTGGTACAGGAAAGCGGTGAGGTGAAGAATGTTCAAGTTGCCTAA
- a CDS encoding YeeE/YedE family protein, whose amino-acid sequence MTFPPSPEIASQTVVWGGLLIGVTLGAVAQGTRFCTMGALADWFAYRGTARLMMWVLAVAVGAAGTLGLIEWNWLDASKTNAWSSRFLWLSYVVGGTLFGFGMVLGSGCPQRNLVKAGSGSLKALVTLLIAGLVAQMTLRGAFAGLRVDLLDAHSLDLGYPQDLGSILAAFTGIAAQGLRRMVLGVTLLVAAYLLWRNRSSMETAQWFGGVAVGLIVLAAWFLTGYVGYIPEHPETLEPTWSGTYSHRPEALTFAAPVAHLLDLLTLWSDRNNTVSYGVMVCVGTLLGSALLALVRKEFRWESFQNPRDMGNHMIGGALMGFGGVTAMGCSIGQGVTGLSMQSAGACMAVCGIILGAWLALRFQSWQLESAT is encoded by the coding sequence ATGACCTTTCCACCTAGCCCCGAAATCGCCAGTCAGACCGTTGTATGGGGCGGCTTGCTGATCGGCGTGACCCTGGGCGCCGTGGCCCAGGGCACGCGCTTTTGCACCATGGGCGCACTGGCAGACTGGTTTGCCTATCGCGGCACAGCGCGCTTGATGATGTGGGTGCTGGCGGTGGCGGTGGGTGCAGCGGGCACCCTGGGTTTGATCGAATGGAATTGGCTGGATGCGAGCAAGACCAACGCCTGGAGCAGCCGCTTCCTCTGGCTCTCCTATGTTGTAGGTGGCACCTTGTTCGGCTTCGGCATGGTGTTGGGCTCAGGCTGCCCGCAGCGCAATCTGGTCAAGGCCGGCAGCGGCAGCCTGAAGGCATTGGTAACGTTGCTGATAGCCGGACTGGTGGCGCAAATGACGCTGCGCGGCGCCTTCGCCGGATTGCGCGTGGACCTGCTGGATGCACACAGTCTGGATCTGGGTTATCCGCAGGACCTGGGTTCCATATTGGCTGCCTTCACCGGTATTGCAGCGCAGGGTCTACGGCGCATGGTTCTGGGCGTGACCTTGCTTGTCGCTGCGTACTTGCTGTGGCGCAACCGCAGCAGCATGGAAACAGCGCAATGGTTTGGAGGCGTGGCCGTCGGACTGATTGTGCTGGCGGCATGGTTCCTCACCGGCTACGTGGGCTACATACCCGAGCACCCCGAAACGCTGGAGCCCACCTGGTCCGGCACCTATTCCCACCGCCCGGAGGCGCTTACATTTGCCGCTCCCGTTGCCCATCTGCTGGACCTGCTCACACTCTGGTCGGACCGCAACAACACGGTAAGCTATGGCGTCATGGTGTGCGTTGGCACTTTGCTGGGGAGCGCCCTCCTGGCCCTGGTCCGTAAGGAATTCCGCTGGGAATCCTTCCAGAACCCGCGTGACATGGGCAACCACATGATCGGTGGCGCCTTGATGGGCTTTGGGGGCGTGACCGCCATGGGCTGCTCCATTGGCCAAGGCGTCACAGGCCTTTCCATGCAATCAGCCGGCGCCTGTATGGCCGTGTGCGGCATCATCCTGGGAGCCTGGCTGGCGTTGCGGTTTCAAAGTTGGCAATTGGAGTCTGCGACTTGA
- a CDS encoding Rrf2 family transcriptional regulator, with product MKSNTQLSDVLHVLLHMAEGDGPFTSEALAAAMQTNPVVLRRLMGGLRDAGFVMSAKGHGGGWVLSCDLDRITLGDVYQALGAPPLVSLGFREDRPTCLVAQAVNEALAGAAQEAEALLLKRFGAVSLAKLSADFHRRMAQHRAQGHGGHHHLQEHTREGH from the coding sequence ATGAAATCAAATACCCAACTATCCGATGTGCTGCATGTGCTTCTGCACATGGCCGAGGGCGATGGCCCCTTCACCTCTGAAGCACTTGCCGCTGCCATGCAGACCAACCCCGTGGTGCTGCGCCGTCTTATGGGCGGCTTGCGTGATGCCGGGTTTGTGATGTCGGCCAAGGGGCACGGCGGCGGATGGGTGCTGTCCTGCGATCTGGATCGCATCACCTTGGGCGACGTGTACCAAGCGCTGGGCGCACCACCGCTGGTGTCGCTGGGCTTCCGGGAAGACCGGCCCACCTGCCTGGTGGCGCAGGCCGTGAATGAGGCGCTTGCAGGCGCCGCGCAAGAGGCCGAGGCACTGCTGCTCAAGCGCTTTGGTGCAGTCTCGCTGGCCAAGCTATCAGCCGATTTTCATCGCCGCATGGCGCAGCACAGGGCCCAGGGCCACGGGGGCCACCACCATCTGCAGGAGCACACCCGTGAAGGACATTGA
- a CDS encoding NAD(P)/FAD-dependent oxidoreductase, with amino-acid sequence MKDIDFAVIGGSYAGLAVALQLARARRNVLVVDAGQRRNRFVDAAGETSHGFLTQDGRAPAEIAADAREQLMNYPSVEWMHGTADDARVASGARLEFRVGRDLVSAGRLILATGVRDELPPVPGLAERWGRSIFHCPYCHGYEMNAGRIGIIAASPLALHHALMLPDWGSPTLFLNGAYTPTEEDLAAIARRGTQIEAAPIDRIDGVADVVLQDGRTLRMNGLFTQPRTLLSSPIAEQLGCALEDGPMGQFIKVDELKATSVPNVFACGDAARAAGNVTLAVADGAMAAFAAHRASMF; translated from the coding sequence GTGAAGGACATTGACTTCGCCGTCATCGGCGGCAGCTATGCGGGGCTGGCCGTCGCCCTGCAACTGGCACGCGCCCGCCGCAACGTGCTGGTGGTGGACGCAGGCCAGCGTCGCAACCGGTTTGTGGACGCGGCGGGTGAAACGTCGCACGGCTTCCTGACGCAGGACGGCCGCGCCCCGGCCGAGATCGCAGCCGATGCCCGCGAGCAACTCATGAACTACCCGAGCGTGGAATGGATGCACGGAACGGCGGATGACGCACGGGTCGCCAGCGGCGCAAGACTGGAGTTCCGCGTAGGCCGCGACCTCGTCAGCGCAGGCCGGCTCATTCTCGCCACCGGAGTGCGGGACGAACTGCCGCCTGTTCCTGGCCTGGCCGAACGCTGGGGCCGCAGCATCTTCCATTGCCCATATTGCCACGGCTACGAGATGAACGCGGGCCGCATCGGCATCATTGCCGCATCGCCCTTGGCGCTGCACCATGCCCTCATGCTGCCGGATTGGGGCAGCCCCACGCTCTTCCTGAACGGCGCCTACACGCCAACGGAGGAAGACTTGGCCGCCATCGCACGCCGAGGCACGCAGATAGAGGCAGCGCCGATCGACCGCATAGACGGCGTGGCCGACGTGGTACTGCAAGACGGCCGCACCCTGCGCATGAACGGCCTGTTCACCCAGCCGCGCACACTGCTCAGCAGTCCCATCGCCGAACAACTGGGATGCGCGCTGGAAGACGGCCCCATGGGGCAGTTCATCAAGGTGGATGAGCTCAAAGCCACCAGCGTACCCAACGTGTTCGCGTGCGGAGATGCAGCACGTGCAGCGGGCAATGTGACGCTGGCGGTGGCGGACGGAGCCATGGCCGCATTTGCGGCGCATCGGGCTTCGATGTTTTGA
- a CDS encoding cytosine permease — translation MELKNPSPNLYNEDLAPAKDRHWGAFSIFNVWTSDVHSLWGYYLAASLFLLCGSFLNFVVAIGLGSLIIFALMNMVGYAGEKTGVPYPVLARASFGVWGANLPALVRAVVACFWYGAQTAAASGAIVALLTRSDAILQFHQGTHFLGHSGLEVICYVVVWALQLLIIQNGMETVRKFQDWAGPAVWVAMLVLAIGLCVKAGGFSFDHGIPQALLIEKTKDAGVSGEPGSFWALMAVGATWVTYFAALYLNFCDFSRYAKNKDAVRTGNLWGLPVNLILFSLVAGVTTIAAFKVYGEVLLHPEQISAKFDSWFLALLAALTFAIATLGINVVANFVSPAFDFANVFPKTIDFKKGGYIAAGIALVLYPFAPWEGNAASFVGAIGSTMGPLLGIILVDYYLIAKGEIDVQQLYQEEGAYTYEGGWNINALIATGMGAVFSSILPNFTSLMPSWWGIYGWFIGVLIGGAVYFVMSQIRPRKPAKRS, via the coding sequence ATGGAACTCAAGAATCCATCGCCAAATCTGTACAACGAAGATTTGGCACCTGCGAAAGACCGTCATTGGGGTGCCTTCAGCATCTTCAATGTGTGGACTTCCGATGTGCACAGCCTGTGGGGCTACTACCTTGCCGCCAGTCTGTTCCTGCTCTGCGGCAGCTTCCTCAACTTTGTTGTGGCCATCGGCCTCGGTTCCTTGATCATCTTTGCATTGATGAACATGGTGGGATATGCGGGTGAAAAAACGGGCGTTCCTTACCCGGTGTTGGCGCGTGCCTCCTTTGGCGTGTGGGGCGCCAACCTGCCAGCGCTGGTTCGTGCCGTTGTGGCGTGCTTCTGGTATGGGGCGCAGACCGCTGCCGCGTCGGGCGCCATCGTCGCATTGCTGACGCGCTCTGACGCAATACTGCAGTTTCACCAAGGCACGCATTTTCTGGGGCATTCCGGCCTGGAGGTGATTTGCTATGTGGTGGTCTGGGCACTGCAGCTTCTGATCATCCAGAACGGCATGGAAACCGTGCGCAAGTTCCAGGATTGGGCAGGTCCCGCGGTATGGGTCGCCATGCTGGTGCTGGCCATCGGCCTGTGCGTCAAAGCGGGTGGCTTCTCCTTTGACCACGGCATTCCGCAAGCTCTGCTGATCGAAAAGACCAAGGATGCGGGTGTCAGCGGCGAGCCGGGTTCGTTCTGGGCTTTGATGGCTGTTGGCGCAACCTGGGTGACCTACTTCGCCGCGTTGTACCTCAACTTCTGCGACTTCTCCCGTTATGCGAAGAACAAGGATGCAGTGCGTACCGGAAATCTCTGGGGCTTGCCGGTCAATCTCATCCTCTTCTCACTGGTTGCAGGCGTCACCACGATTGCTGCCTTCAAGGTGTATGGCGAAGTCCTGCTCCACCCGGAACAGATCTCCGCGAAGTTCGATAGCTGGTTCCTGGCCCTGTTGGCGGCGTTGACGTTTGCCATTGCAACGCTTGGTATCAATGTGGTTGCCAATTTCGTCTCACCTGCCTTTGACTTTGCCAACGTATTTCCCAAGACCATCGACTTTAAGAAAGGCGGCTACATTGCAGCGGGCATTGCATTGGTGTTGTATCCGTTCGCTCCATGGGAAGGCAATGCAGCAAGCTTTGTGGGCGCCATTGGCTCCACCATGGGGCCCTTGCTGGGCATCATCCTGGTGGACTACTACCTGATCGCCAAAGGCGAAATCGATGTTCAGCAGCTCTACCAGGAAGAGGGTGCCTACACCTACGAAGGCGGGTGGAACATCAATGCCCTGATCGCTACTGGAATGGGTGCCGTGTTCTCCAGCATCCTTCCCAACTTCACCAGCCTGATGCCCTCCTGGTGGGGCATCTACGGTTGGTTCATCGGCGTGTTGATTGGCGGTGCGGTGTATTTTGTGATGTCGCAGATTCGCCCCCGCAAACCAGCCAAACGGTCCTGA
- a CDS encoding GntR family transcriptional regulator, whose protein sequence is MPKSSKANIAERVVSAILNQDLKPGERLGEQELGDLFGVSRTLVRQALIELQSRGFVEVRPRMGWFVVEPSFEEARETYAARRVIEPGMLQDAGKPLQSVIKSLRQHVADEKKAIKSKNAADRSVFLADFHVCLAERLGNRFLTAMMIDLSARTTLVSALYQSATEAQDSNEDHAAIVDAIAAGDMQLAADLMRNHINQLETRLDERLAQSGTSRERMLAKLIEPGPKPRKVKL, encoded by the coding sequence ATGCCCAAGTCTTCCAAAGCCAACATTGCCGAACGCGTCGTCAGCGCTATCCTGAATCAGGACCTCAAACCCGGTGAACGCCTCGGCGAGCAGGAGCTTGGGGACTTGTTCGGTGTTAGCCGCACTCTGGTCCGACAGGCATTGATAGAGCTGCAGTCGCGCGGTTTTGTTGAAGTGCGGCCACGCATGGGCTGGTTCGTGGTGGAGCCTTCATTTGAGGAGGCCCGCGAGACCTACGCTGCCCGCAGGGTGATCGAGCCCGGCATGTTGCAGGATGCAGGCAAGCCGCTGCAGTCGGTCATCAAGAGTTTGCGCCAGCATGTCGCAGACGAGAAAAAAGCCATCAAGAGCAAGAATGCGGCGGACCGCTCGGTATTTCTGGCCGACTTTCATGTCTGCCTGGCAGAGCGCCTGGGCAACCGCTTCCTGACGGCCATGATGATTGACTTGTCCGCGCGCACCACGCTGGTGTCAGCGCTTTATCAATCTGCAACAGAAGCGCAGGACTCCAACGAAGATCACGCCGCCATTGTGGATGCCATTGCTGCTGGAGACATGCAGTTGGCCGCCGACTTGATGCGCAACCACATCAACCAACTGGAGACCCGGCTGGACGAGCGGCTTGCGCAGTCCGGCACATCACGCGAACGCATGCTGGCGAAGTTGATCGAGCCGGGCCCCAAGCCTAGAAAAGTCAAATTGTGA
- the gnd gene encoding decarboxylating NADP(+)-dependent phosphogluconate dehydrogenase: MNKLSDFGLIGLAVMGQNLVLNVESHGFQVSVYNRTGDVTDAFVAAHPGKKLVAAHALAEFVQSLSKPRRVMLMVKAGAAVDAVIEQLLPLLEADDIVIDGGNSLFTDTERRDALLTSKGLRFIGAGVSGGEEGARKGPSIMPGGPASTWEAMRPIFESIAAKVQGEPCVMHIGPGGAGHYVKMVHNGIEYGDMQLICEAYSLFRAAGMSADEMADVFDAWNEGDLQSYLIQITGKALRERDPETGQPMVDVILDKAGQKGTGQWTLMNAADSAVVVSTINAAVEARVLSSMKAMRVQASSQLNGPEAVLKVDRQQLIAQVHDALYASKIVSYAQGLDLMRTMSERKNWALDLGGIASIWRGGCIIRARFLNHITEAYRADPKLPHLMLAPFFKNLLNHNQQAWRAVVALAVSHGIPVPAFSASLAYYDSLRTARLSANLLQAQRDFFGAHTYERVDKPAGQWFHTAWPEVIE, encoded by the coding sequence ATGAACAAACTCAGTGATTTCGGCCTGATCGGCCTGGCCGTGATGGGCCAGAACCTGGTGCTCAACGTGGAGAGCCATGGCTTTCAGGTGAGCGTGTACAACCGCACGGGTGATGTGACCGACGCGTTCGTGGCGGCACATCCTGGCAAGAAGCTGGTGGCCGCGCATGCCTTGGCCGAGTTCGTGCAGAGCCTCTCCAAACCGCGCAGGGTGATGCTGATGGTGAAGGCGGGTGCGGCGGTGGATGCGGTGATCGAGCAGTTGCTGCCACTCCTGGAGGCCGATGACATCGTGATCGATGGCGGCAACAGCCTCTTCACCGACACCGAGCGGCGCGATGCCTTGCTTACCTCCAAGGGGCTGCGTTTCATTGGCGCTGGCGTGTCGGGTGGCGAGGAAGGCGCACGCAAGGGCCCTTCCATCATGCCTGGCGGCCCGGCTTCCACCTGGGAGGCGATGCGCCCGATTTTCGAAAGCATTGCGGCCAAGGTGCAGGGTGAGCCCTGCGTGATGCACATCGGCCCGGGCGGCGCGGGCCATTACGTGAAGATGGTGCACAACGGCATTGAGTACGGCGACATGCAGCTCATCTGCGAGGCCTACAGCCTGTTCCGCGCAGCGGGCATGAGCGCTGACGAGATGGCGGATGTGTTCGACGCCTGGAACGAGGGCGATCTGCAGAGTTACCTGATCCAGATCACCGGCAAGGCGCTGCGCGAGCGCGATCCCGAAACCGGCCAGCCGATGGTGGACGTCATTCTGGACAAGGCCGGGCAAAAGGGCACGGGCCAATGGACGCTGATGAACGCGGCCGACAGCGCGGTGGTGGTGAGCACCATCAATGCGGCGGTCGAAGCGCGGGTGTTGTCGTCGATGAAGGCCATGCGCGTGCAAGCCAGCAGCCAGCTCAACGGCCCCGAGGCCGTGTTGAAGGTGGACCGGCAGCAGCTGATTGCGCAGGTGCACGATGCCTTGTACGCATCCAAAATCGTGAGCTATGCGCAAGGCCTGGACCTGATGCGCACCATGAGCGAGCGCAAGAACTGGGCACTGGACCTGGGTGGCATTGCTTCCATCTGGCGCGGCGGCTGCATCATCCGCGCGCGCTTTCTCAACCACATCACCGAAGCCTACCGTGCCGACCCCAAGCTGCCGCATCTGATGCTGGCACCCTTCTTCAAGAACCTGCTCAACCACAACCAGCAAGCCTGGCGCGCTGTGGTGGCGCTGGCGGTGAGCCATGGCATTCCGGTGCCGGCGTTCAGCGCGTCACTGGCCTATTACGACAGCCTGCGCACCGCGCGCCTCAGCGCCAACCTGCTGCAAGCGCAGCGCGACTTCTTTGGCGCGCACACCTACGAGCGCGTAGACAAGCCTGCCGGGCAGTGGTTTCACACGGCGTGGCCGGAAGTCATCGAATGA
- a CDS encoding DUF4148 domain-containing protein, with product MKSAYASAIVLTLSALAAGQAFAGNSAPRYDETIAVNVPADSTPGKTREQVRAELAEAQRTGNIVFNIGGDKSGTKLNQLYPTSYQAPRS from the coding sequence ATGAAATCCGCATACGCAAGTGCAATCGTTTTGACCCTCTCCGCTCTGGCCGCCGGCCAGGCTTTCGCCGGCAACAGCGCCCCCCGATACGACGAGACCATCGCTGTAAATGTGCCCGCTGACTCCACACCCGGCAAGACCCGCGAACAAGTTCGTGCCGAACTGGCTGAAGCCCAACGTACGGGCAACATTGTTTTCAACATTGGTGGCGACAAGAGTGGTACCAAGCTGAACCAGCTCTATCCCACGAGCTATCAGGCACCACGCAGCTGA
- a CDS encoding GntR family transcriptional regulator, whose protein sequence is MKPAKDTPELQSVRQKTYNDLKKLILSGKLRPTERVAESRLAELLGVSRTPLREALMKLEKEGLVVGQRNVGYRVADVDIDSICDLLVVRETIDAKAAELACERATEADLEQIRQIVREMEELQQSNSTGPVDAARELELGLQIHKDIARSTRNSALIRIADQLYEQLQLALSLEVLWIDLGDMGLQEHQAIAKALSERDAKAASAAASNHVQSSLRSMTRIREILKHRKL, encoded by the coding sequence ATGAAGCCAGCAAAAGACACGCCAGAGTTGCAGTCGGTGCGGCAAAAAACCTACAACGACCTCAAGAAGCTGATTCTTTCGGGGAAACTGCGTCCGACCGAGCGCGTGGCCGAGAGTCGCCTGGCTGAACTGCTGGGGGTGAGCCGCACCCCCCTGCGCGAAGCCCTCATGAAGCTGGAAAAAGAAGGCTTGGTGGTGGGCCAACGCAATGTCGGCTACCGTGTGGCCGACGTGGACATCGACTCCATCTGCGACCTCCTGGTGGTGCGCGAAACCATAGACGCCAAGGCCGCCGAACTGGCCTGCGAGCGTGCCACCGAAGCCGACCTGGAACAAATACGCCAGATCGTGCGCGAAATGGAGGAGCTACAGCAAAGCAACAGCACCGGCCCCGTGGACGCGGCCCGGGAACTGGAACTGGGCCTGCAGATCCACAAGGACATTGCCAGAAGCACGCGCAACAGCGCGCTCATCCGCATTGCCGACCAGCTCTATGAACAGCTGCAACTGGCCCTGTCGCTGGAGGTGTTGTGGATCGACCTCGGCGATATGGGGCTACAGGAACATCAGGCCATTGCCAAGGCCCTGAGCGAGCGCGATGCCAAAGCCGCCAGCGCCGCCGCCAGCAACCACGTGCAAAGCAGCCTGCGCAGCATGACGCGCATCCGCGAGATCCTCAAGCACCGCAAGTTGTAG